A genome region from Ignavibacteriota bacterium includes the following:
- a CDS encoding gamma-glutamyl-gamma-aminobutyrate hydrolase family protein: MKVVLTDPMTSAFKFGKYTSWITEGIPGVDLQVVSYKNTTGDPLDGCQGVILSGGVDVGPDLYGFVDTDGVVEETDPRRDAFEVGVIRAAIARDLPILGICRGTQLTNVVLGGTLVPDLQRAGHQDHRSTPEGDRVHQVAVEQGSLLAGITGVAQGTVSSAHHQAVGRVGEGLRVTARSADGVIEALEWAVPAGRAFFQLVQWHPERMTERENPLQRHLILQFAKTVNRHNT; this comes from the coding sequence ATGAAGGTCGTGCTCACGGACCCGATGACGTCAGCGTTCAAGTTCGGGAAGTACACCTCGTGGATCACGGAAGGCATCCCCGGCGTCGATCTCCAGGTGGTGTCGTATAAGAACACCACGGGCGATCCGTTGGACGGCTGTCAGGGTGTGATCCTCTCCGGCGGCGTGGATGTGGGTCCGGACCTCTACGGTTTCGTCGACACCGACGGGGTCGTTGAAGAGACCGACCCGCGCCGGGACGCGTTCGAGGTTGGGGTCATCCGCGCAGCCATCGCACGGGACCTGCCGATCCTGGGGATCTGCCGGGGCACGCAGCTCACGAATGTCGTACTGGGGGGAACCCTGGTGCCGGATCTGCAGCGTGCCGGGCACCAGGACCATCGTTCAACGCCGGAGGGGGACCGTGTGCATCAGGTGGCCGTTGAACAGGGGAGTCTGCTCGCCGGGATCACCGGCGTGGCACAGGGCACGGTAAGTTCAGCCCATCACCAGGCGGTCGGGCGCGTCGGTGAGGGATTACGTGTGACAGCCCGTTCCGCCGACGGCGTGATCGAAGCGCTGGAATGGGCGGTGCCAGCGGGGCGCGCGTTTTTTCAGCTCGTTCAGTGGCATCCGGAAAGGATGACGGAGAGGGAGAACCCTCTGCAACGGCATCTGATCCTGCAGTTTGCGAAAACAGTCAATCGACACAACACATAG
- the lpxK gene encoding tetraacyldisaccharide 4'-kinase, whose translation MWMRNTAYDHRLFSVYRPPVPVIAVGNLTVGGTGKTPMVAWIAAYLRTKHVRTAILSRGYGRSSHGVRVVSDGKRLLADAREGGDEPVQLARSFPDIPVVVGESRSDAAREALKLFAPEVLVLDDAYQHRAIARDLNVLVVDGSSDLATDEMLPAGRRREPLSALQRASVVVFTHPDPVTGRVAGEATVRRWFSGPVLTCTRAIGSFVDSAGQMVDVEQVQKGRCVLVSGIGHPERFERDIRALGIEVAGHVQYRDHHRFTQDDVRAMAGAATNSGVQRIVTTEKDMVRLMSVAGAMERLGSVAMVTAAQLSVALQPADSLGSQIDAVLGSGS comes from the coding sequence GTGTGGATGCGGAACACGGCGTATGATCACCGCCTGTTCAGTGTGTACAGGCCACCCGTTCCGGTGATCGCGGTCGGGAACCTGACGGTGGGCGGGACGGGGAAGACCCCGATGGTGGCATGGATCGCAGCATATCTTCGCACGAAGCATGTGCGCACCGCGATCCTCAGCCGGGGGTACGGCAGAAGTTCGCACGGCGTCCGCGTTGTGTCCGATGGGAAACGGCTCCTGGCCGATGCCCGGGAAGGTGGTGATGAACCGGTGCAACTCGCGCGGTCCTTCCCCGACATACCGGTCGTCGTGGGTGAGAGTCGGAGCGATGCGGCGCGGGAGGCCCTGAAGTTGTTCGCCCCCGAGGTGCTGGTGCTGGATGATGCGTATCAGCATCGGGCGATCGCGCGGGACCTGAATGTGCTGGTCGTGGATGGGAGCAGTGACCTGGCAACGGACGAGATGTTGCCGGCGGGACGGAGAAGAGAGCCGCTGTCGGCGTTGCAGCGCGCATCCGTGGTGGTGTTCACCCATCCCGATCCCGTGACAGGTCGGGTAGCAGGTGAGGCAACGGTACGGCGCTGGTTCAGCGGTCCGGTGCTGACCTGTACGAGGGCCATCGGTTCGTTCGTGGACTCCGCGGGGCAGATGGTGGATGTGGAGCAGGTACAGAAGGGGCGCTGCGTGCTGGTCAGTGGTATCGGGCACCCCGAGCGGTTTGAACGGGACATCCGGGCATTGGGGATCGAGGTGGCCGGCCATGTGCAGTACCGCGATCACCACCGGTTCACGCAGGACGATGTGCGCGCGATGGCCGGGGCAGCAACGAACAGCGGTGTGCAGCGGATCGTGACAACGGAAAAGGATATGGTGCGACTGATGTCCGTAGCGGGTGCAATGGAGAGGCTCGGGTCGGTGGCGATGGTGACGGCAGCGCAGTTGTCCGTGGCGCTGCAACCGGCGGACTCGCTGGGATCGCAGATCGATGCCGTGCTCGGGAGTGGCTCATGA